Proteins encoded in a region of the Carassius carassius chromosome 49, fCarCar2.1, whole genome shotgun sequence genome:
- the LOC132132335 gene encoding chondroitin sulfate proteoglycan 4-like, with the protein MGVSYGRFVLFISEGVTEGSHHGRIEHSRIPGVPIPSFTRAKAEQGYIFYVHDGSETVADHFTVVTNITDIRKQSLPFVVYVKITAIIDDPPIVTVNRILKVWEGSVTEITTVDLSSEDPDSPPESLEFIITKPGNGHLALKSAPSRPVMNFTQEHIHHGQLVFVHKGALSGRYHFPVNDGVTIQHNDAAKSLVFIKNQELKVFPGSSKLITEDELLITTNDFDDIYGNHTITYNVTSPPRFGSLMWKQDEDSTEEISSFTQNMVFMKSASAFSWPMLKCVLLFKSMFTWICYLIPEKNWCGIGALLKQTKMFSHRCHPA; encoded by the exons ATGG GGGTAAGTTATGGACGATTTGTTCTCTTCATATCTGAAGGTGTAACCGAGGGGTCTCATCATGGACGAATTGAACACTCAAGGATCCCTGGTGTCCCAATTCCATCTTTCACAAGGGCTAAA GCTGAACAGGGGTACATATTCTATGTCCATGATGGAAGTGAGACCGTGGCTGATCATTTTACGGTCGTGACCAATATTACAGATATCCGGAAGCAAAGCTTGCCGTTTGTGGTTTATGTCAAAATAACAGCCATAATTGATGACCCTCCAATTGTAACTGTCAACAGGATTCTCAAG GTGTGGGAAGGTTCTGTGACAGAGATAACCACTGTAGACCTCAGTTCTGAGGATCCAGATTCTCCTCCTGAGAGCCTAGAATTCATCATCACTAAACCAGGTAATGGGCATCTAGCCCTGAAGAGCGCCCCCTCCAGGCCTGTTATGAACTTCACCCAAGAGCATATCCATCATGGCCAGCTGGTGTTTGTACATAAAG gTGCCCTGTCAGGACGATATCACTTTCCAGTCAACGATGGGGTGACGATTCAACACAATGATGCAGCCAAATCTCTGGTGTTCATCAAAAATCAAGAGCTCAAAGTTTTCC CAGGTTCTTCAAAGTTAATTACAGAGGATGAGCTGCTGATAACCACAAATGACTTTGATGATATTTATGGGAATCACACTATCACGTATAATGTGACCTCACCTCCAAGATTTGGCAGCCTGATGTGGAAACAAGATGAAGATTCCACAGAAGAAATCTCATCCTTCACCCAAAACATGGTATTTATGAAATCTGCATCTGCGTTTAGTTGGCCGATGTTAAAATGTGTTCTTCTTTTCAAAAGTATGTTCACTTGGATATGTTATTTAATTCCAGAGAAGAATTGGTGCGGGATAGGTGCattgctaaaacaaacaaaaatgttctcCCACAGATGTCATCCAGCATAG